The Candidatus Manganitrophus noduliformans genome includes a window with the following:
- a CDS encoding type II toxin-antitoxin system RelE family toxin, giving the protein MTYTITILRRALKELSDLPQNSYTRVRDEIRKLAENPRPNGSKKLASRSGWRIRVGSYRVVYEINDASRLITIMHVGHRRDIYR; this is encoded by the coding sequence GTGACCTATACGATCACCATTTTACGGCGCGCGTTGAAGGAACTGTCGGATCTGCCGCAGAATTCCTACACTCGGGTACGAGATGAGATCCGAAAGCTGGCGGAGAACCCTCGTCCGAATGGATCGAAGAAGTTGGCCAGTCGATCCGGGTGGAGAATCCGAGTAGGCTCTTATCGTGTGGTTTATGAAATCAATGACGCGAGCCGTTTGATTACGATTATGCACGTTGGGCATCGTCGAGATATTTACCGATAA
- a CDS encoding P-II family nitrogen regulator: MKMVQAMVRPEKEGEVIAGLEKAGFISLTRQAVFGRGRQRGIQVGPVRYEELPKVWLMLVVEEGEVDRVVDTIKISARTGNPGDGKIFVSTLAEARSIHPPI, from the coding sequence ATGAAGATGGTCCAAGCGATGGTCCGTCCGGAGAAGGAAGGGGAGGTGATCGCCGGGCTGGAGAAGGCAGGCTTCATCTCGCTGACGCGGCAGGCGGTCTTCGGCCGGGGACGCCAGCGCGGGATTCAGGTCGGCCCCGTCCGCTACGAAGAGCTTCCCAAGGTCTGGCTGATGCTGGTGGTGGAAGAGGGGGAGGTCGATCGGGTCGTCGATACCATCAAGATCTCGGCGCGCACCGGAAATCCGGGCGACGGGAAGATTTTCGTCTCCACCCTCGCCGAGGCCCGCTCGATCCATCCGCCGATCTGA
- a CDS encoding DUF5677 domain-containing protein, with protein sequence MIDRNQLTEQCQDTLSSVLGLAMHFLGCLRFDRRNPQQLYSVCLYSRLLELASGCSVLLEKNTLVGLPLLLRSMFEANIDLANLMKSTDYPERMHATFLEQKLKLIKETLTDNPNPPQGILQLHRGYHVWIVHIRICKTRGKGNRSVC encoded by the coding sequence ATGATCGATAGAAATCAACTTACCGAGCAGTGCCAAGACACCCTTTCATCGGTTCTTGGACTGGCAATGCATTTTCTCGGTTGTCTCCGCTTCGACCGTAGAAACCCCCAACAGCTTTACTCAGTCTGTCTCTATTCGCGTCTGCTTGAATTAGCCAGCGGGTGTAGCGTACTGCTCGAAAAGAACACTCTCGTTGGACTCCCCCTTCTTTTGCGAAGCATGTTTGAAGCTAATATTGACCTGGCAAACCTCATGAAATCCACCGATTACCCTGAGAGAATGCATGCGACATTTCTGGAACAAAAACTCAAGCTGATAAAGGAAACTTTGACAGACAACCCCAATCCGCCCCAGGGAATATTACAATTGCACCGAGGCTATCATGTATGGATTGTCCATATCCGAATTTGTAAGACGAGAGGCAAGGGTAATCGAAGTGTGTGTTAA
- a CDS encoding type II toxin-antitoxin system Phd/YefM family antitoxin, with protein MAVQKHQFVIDDNGKKTAVILTIEEYEKLIEEAEELEEIRAYDAAKAANDQAIPFEQAVDEIERDRK; from the coding sequence ATGGCAGTTCAAAAACATCAATTCGTCATTGACGATAACGGGAAGAAGACAGCGGTCATATTAACGATCGAGGAGTATGAAAAATTAATTGAGGAGGCGGAAGAGCTAGAAGAGATTCGCGCGTACGATGCAGCCAAGGCGGCAAACGACCAAGCCATTCCGTTCGAGCAGGCGGTCGATGAAATTGAGCGTGACCGAAAGTGA
- a CDS encoding FAD-dependent oxidoreductase yields MTNQSKMRVVVIGNGMAGIAVVEALLKTGAPLSITLFGDEPQTHYNRILLSDLLAGKTEAERIFTRPRTWYAERGIDAKLGLAITGIDPVSKYVTNADGGAAPYDALVLAVGGVPFIPPIPGSEKKGVFLFRTLEETERIVAAARSSRRAVVVGGGLLGLEAARGLINYGVSVTVAHLADRLMEQQLDPPGASLLKRELERMGIRILLKTTAEAILGEERVTGVRLTTGEELPAGMALICTGIRPNLTLAQQIGLRTNRGILVDDRMATSLPGIFAVGDVIEHRDKTYGLIAPLKEQAEVLADVLVGKNQRRYPGTLCATTLKVAGIHLTSAGDFLGGRGAEELVFIDTEKAIYKKCVIRQNRLSGMILLGDNKDGPRLFNLIQKGEEIGEIKSSLLGNVSVEGGAGAASGAAALREADLVCNCNSVTKGMILAAIREKGLKTRDEVAAFTQATTGCGSCSQLVEDLLGEATKTPAKGPATAIVAERSPTKTGPGALKTLDLEKIKQEGLGIDFDRLREEGTRALVPEDYYRLKTYGICSQKHPGYFMLRIRIPGGAVTHTQLMGLADLAEVHGRGWGHLTVRQSMELHWIRVEDSLEIFERLEAIGLSTRSACGHTLRNIMACPHGGVASEGLFDVQPWAQRITDYFVKRSDLINPTMPNRLNVYFAGCRACASDAAINDIGFVAVERERTLSDPSDLSDTSDKKLGFELWVGGSLGAHPMLGFKLKEFLSPPDALAACQAIFAIHTKFGNRNKAKSRLKYLIEQWGREKFVEMFEKVFLEKQNLPENREIPLPSLADPGPRPPLWKRIGNRLNPVSIPNTPGILPQRQPGYVRLTVAVPLGELRAEQLRAVGRIARRHGNGIVHFTKDQNLALHWIPVRKTGRAVQALKAAGLSLKGKESGPALLACPGTEFCTLAVTNSQGAARDLLRFRPEAPEKAALFQSISIHLSGCPNSCAKHQVADIGLAGTMTPVGELRRFSYQLFLGGQVEGGIRLGAMVRKGITEEMVVPTVDALLGIVATDRLPGESFQETVLRLGADQVASLLEKEIGPLAPELSDAITMIPDLIEAR; encoded by the coding sequence ATGACGAATCAATCCAAAATGCGGGTGGTGGTGATCGGCAACGGGATGGCGGGGATCGCCGTGGTGGAAGCCCTATTGAAAACCGGCGCCCCCCTCTCGATCACCCTCTTCGGCGATGAGCCGCAGACCCACTACAATCGGATTCTCCTCTCCGATCTTCTGGCCGGGAAAACCGAGGCGGAGCGGATCTTCACCCGGCCGCGCACCTGGTATGCCGAGCGGGGAATCGATGCAAAGCTCGGTCTGGCGATCACCGGCATCGATCCGGTTTCCAAGTATGTGACGAATGCCGACGGCGGCGCCGCCCCTTACGATGCCCTTGTCCTCGCCGTCGGCGGGGTCCCTTTCATCCCGCCGATTCCGGGGAGCGAGAAGAAAGGGGTCTTTCTCTTTCGAACCCTGGAGGAGACGGAGCGGATCGTCGCGGCGGCCCGATCGAGCCGGCGCGCCGTGGTGGTCGGCGGGGGGCTGCTTGGTCTGGAGGCGGCGCGGGGGCTGATCAATTACGGTGTATCAGTCACCGTCGCCCACCTCGCCGACCGGCTGATGGAGCAGCAGCTCGATCCCCCCGGCGCCTCGCTTCTGAAACGGGAGCTGGAACGGATGGGGATCCGGATCTTGCTCAAGACCACGGCGGAGGCAATCCTGGGAGAGGAGCGGGTGACCGGCGTTCGCCTGACGACCGGCGAGGAACTCCCCGCGGGAATGGCGCTGATCTGCACCGGGATCCGGCCCAACCTGACCCTCGCCCAACAGATCGGATTGAGGACGAATCGAGGCATTCTGGTCGACGATCGGATGGCGACGAGCCTCCCAGGGATCTTCGCCGTCGGGGATGTCATCGAGCATCGCGACAAAACCTACGGCCTGATCGCGCCGCTGAAGGAGCAAGCGGAGGTGTTGGCCGATGTCCTGGTCGGGAAGAATCAACGTCGCTACCCCGGAACCCTCTGCGCGACGACACTGAAGGTCGCCGGCATTCATCTCACCTCCGCCGGCGATTTTCTCGGCGGACGGGGGGCGGAAGAGCTGGTCTTCATCGATACCGAGAAGGCGATCTACAAAAAATGTGTGATCCGCCAGAACCGTCTGTCCGGGATGATCCTCCTCGGCGACAACAAAGACGGCCCCCGGCTTTTTAACCTGATCCAGAAGGGGGAAGAGATCGGCGAGATTAAATCGTCGCTCCTCGGAAATGTCTCGGTCGAAGGGGGAGCGGGGGCCGCAAGCGGCGCGGCCGCGCTGCGGGAGGCCGACCTGGTCTGCAACTGCAACAGCGTCACGAAAGGGATGATCCTCGCCGCCATCCGGGAGAAGGGGCTGAAGACACGTGACGAGGTGGCCGCCTTCACACAGGCGACGACCGGCTGCGGAAGTTGCAGTCAATTGGTGGAAGATCTTCTCGGCGAAGCGACAAAGACGCCGGCCAAGGGGCCTGCAACGGCGATCGTTGCGGAGAGGTCCCCCACAAAAACAGGACCGGGGGCGCTCAAGACGCTCGACCTGGAGAAGATCAAACAGGAAGGGTTGGGAATCGATTTTGACCGGCTGCGTGAGGAGGGGACCCGCGCGTTGGTTCCGGAGGATTATTATCGTCTCAAGACCTACGGCATCTGCAGCCAGAAACACCCCGGCTACTTCATGCTCCGGATCCGCATCCCGGGAGGAGCGGTCACACATACGCAGCTGATGGGACTGGCCGACCTTGCCGAGGTCCACGGCCGGGGGTGGGGACACCTCACCGTCCGCCAGAGCATGGAGCTGCATTGGATCCGCGTGGAAGATTCGCTGGAGATCTTCGAGAGGCTGGAGGCGATCGGTCTTTCGACCCGCTCGGCTTGCGGCCACACCTTGCGGAACATCATGGCCTGCCCGCACGGGGGGGTGGCGTCCGAAGGGCTCTTCGATGTTCAGCCCTGGGCCCAGCGGATCACCGATTATTTCGTGAAGCGGTCGGATCTGATCAACCCGACGATGCCGAACCGCCTGAATGTCTATTTTGCCGGATGCCGGGCGTGCGCCTCCGATGCCGCGATCAACGACATTGGGTTCGTGGCGGTCGAACGCGAAAGAACTTTGTCCGACCCGTCGGACCTGTCTGACACGTCAGACAAAAAACTCGGTTTCGAGCTCTGGGTCGGAGGAAGCTTGGGGGCCCATCCGATGCTCGGATTCAAGCTGAAGGAGTTTCTCTCCCCGCCGGACGCGCTGGCCGCCTGTCAGGCGATCTTCGCCATTCACACCAAATTCGGCAACCGGAACAAAGCGAAGTCGCGGTTGAAATATCTGATCGAGCAATGGGGCCGGGAGAAATTCGTCGAGATGTTCGAGAAGGTCTTCCTCGAAAAACAGAATCTTCCCGAGAACCGCGAGATCCCCCTCCCTTCTTTGGCCGACCCGGGACCGCGGCCGCCGCTCTGGAAGCGAATCGGGAACCGGCTGAATCCGGTCTCGATCCCGAACACCCCCGGCATTCTTCCGCAGCGGCAGCCGGGTTACGTCCGCCTGACCGTCGCCGTTCCGCTGGGGGAGCTGCGCGCGGAGCAGCTTCGGGCCGTCGGCCGAATCGCGCGGCGGCATGGCAACGGGATCGTCCACTTTACGAAAGACCAAAATCTCGCCCTCCACTGGATTCCGGTCCGGAAGACCGGCCGGGCCGTTCAGGCGTTGAAGGCGGCCGGCCTGTCGCTCAAGGGAAAAGAGAGCGGCCCCGCGCTGCTCGCTTGTCCCGGCACCGAGTTCTGCACCCTCGCCGTGACCAATTCGCAGGGGGCGGCGCGCGATCTATTGCGCTTCCGTCCGGAAGCGCCGGAGAAGGCGGCCCTCTTTCAGTCGATCTCGATTCACCTCTCCGGCTGTCCCAACAGCTGCGCCAAACATCAGGTCGCCGACATCGGCCTCGCCGGAACGATGACGCCGGTCGGCGAGCTGCGGCGGTTTTCCTACCAGCTCTTCCTCGGCGGTCAGGTCGAGGGGGGAATTCGCTTGGGGGCGATGGTCCGAAAAGGGATTACCGAAGAGATGGTCGTGCCGACCGTCGACGCGCTGCTCGGAATCGTCGCGACCGATCGTCTTCCGGGCGAATCGTTTCAGGAGACCGTCCTGCGGCTCGGCGCCGACCAGGTCGCATCACTTCTCGAAAAAGAGATCGGCCCGCTGGCGCCCGAATTGTCGGATGCGATCACGATGATTCCTGATTTGATCGAAGCGCGATGA
- a CDS encoding Ig-like domain repeat protein gives MTEAESPDTRERGFPASKRRFLIASFPAPISLLFPVLLFWLLFQPAPSEGAGTFTAFEKTFSRGEGEPILVESEFTVIDPEASYLLKISSNGLKDAPNEKVGASEILLNGVQIVGSSRFSQRETSFKKPITLKEKNILQVKLKGRPGGEMTLRIEGTDRITPQLSILAPKTRLLINDPRPTFILKYEDATAGVDRKSLRAVLNGKDIASLFELGETEGTYTPDRLPDDAYTFVASIADFAENRAEARATFQLDATPPETRLLPSDPPGGSDWYPASRLEASDPEGGAGLTELRYRIDSHPEVVIRPDADLLFSERRTLSAPLPQEGKFDLLYYAIDRAGNQEAVQQRTVQIDGTPPQIKAHLSPPPNEFGWHRTDVTVSFEATDLLSGLASTTPPMPITAEGENQPAQGIAVDRAGNETRIAASIWIDKTPPILSLDSVPEEAALATKAVPLTFSFSDSLSQVRPDRLTVVLNRVDLSPVFRPQEGQATKTFAMADREYLLIASIEDRAGNKTELTRRFTIDTLPPELTVAAAEGDRPIKATAARLIGKAVDATTSVRSLRVNEIEIPLQTGGEFTAPFPLLNEGLNSLKIEAVDEAGNVAVKEINLVRDTVGPEFSEMAPAPGSFSRQPTVTLSGRVRDLATGVVSLQINGAAIPFAPEQGDRFSVEVPLPVEGENPIEIMAVDETGHQTVYPRFSVVRDTAPPVVEVVQPVPGSSVASSPSVVTGKILDAGPITAFSLNGRPVALQGNRFSAEIPLQTGENTLRFSATDAAGNNTEAHRTILLDPTLPEMKITSPREGQLIASKTVDLVGRVADPTSSISWVMINGIRIVPTVTGDFATVFPLNVEGENRFDFMASDLAGNHVSASLTVIRDTVPPDLSLVHPAGGRYTDEPTLPLTGTASDRGGSAVSVRVDDVSVPLKEGRFKTIVALKEGENTLQLTATDAAGNVKTLSRKVILDTRPPKITIDAPPAGAPISTSVIILSGTVTDAGPLRSVTLDGNPVPVKEGAFTFPVVLSPGANTLVLSATDIAGNTGTVRWEVTLSEP, from the coding sequence ATGACAGAGGCCGAATCCCCCGATACCAGGGAGAGAGGCTTTCCCGCTTCGAAACGCCGATTCCTCATTGCTTCCTTTCCCGCACCGATCTCTCTTTTGTTCCCCGTTCTTCTTTTCTGGCTTCTTTTCCAGCCGGCCCCCTCTGAAGGGGCAGGGACGTTTACCGCGTTCGAAAAGACCTTTTCTCGCGGGGAAGGGGAGCCGATCCTGGTTGAGAGCGAATTTACCGTGATCGATCCGGAAGCGTCCTACCTGCTGAAGATCTCAAGCAATGGACTGAAAGATGCCCCGAATGAAAAGGTCGGCGCCTCCGAGATTTTGCTGAACGGGGTCCAGATCGTCGGCTCCTCTCGGTTTAGCCAAAGAGAAACCTCCTTTAAAAAACCGATCACCCTCAAAGAAAAGAATATCCTCCAGGTGAAGCTCAAGGGGAGACCGGGGGGGGAGATGACGCTGCGCATCGAAGGAACCGATCGGATCACGCCGCAGCTGTCGATCCTCGCGCCGAAGACGCGGCTTCTCATCAATGATCCCCGGCCGACGTTTATCCTCAAATATGAAGACGCTACCGCCGGCGTCGATCGCAAGAGCCTTCGGGCTGTTCTGAATGGAAAAGATATTGCGTCTCTGTTTGAGCTGGGGGAGACGGAGGGGACCTATACCCCCGATCGTCTCCCGGACGATGCGTATACCTTCGTGGCATCGATCGCCGATTTTGCGGAAAACCGCGCCGAGGCGAGGGCGACCTTCCAGCTCGATGCCACCCCCCCCGAGACCCGTCTTCTGCCGTCGGACCCCCCCGGCGGATCAGACTGGTATCCGGCCTCCCGCCTCGAAGCATCCGACCCGGAGGGGGGCGCGGGGCTGACCGAGCTTCGATATCGGATCGACTCCCATCCGGAGGTCGTCATCCGGCCCGACGCCGATCTTCTCTTCTCCGAGCGGCGCACCCTCTCGGCCCCGCTTCCGCAGGAGGGAAAGTTCGATCTCCTCTATTATGCAATCGACCGCGCCGGGAATCAGGAGGCGGTGCAGCAGCGGACCGTTCAGATCGACGGGACACCGCCGCAGATCAAGGCGCATCTCTCTCCGCCGCCGAACGAATTCGGCTGGCATCGAACCGACGTGACCGTCAGTTTCGAGGCCACGGATCTCCTCTCCGGACTCGCCTCGACAACCCCGCCGATGCCGATCACCGCCGAGGGGGAGAATCAGCCGGCGCAAGGGATCGCCGTCGATCGCGCCGGGAACGAGACGAGGATCGCGGCCTCGATCTGGATCGACAAAACCCCGCCGATTCTTTCTTTGGATTCCGTTCCGGAGGAAGCCGCGCTCGCCACGAAAGCGGTCCCCCTGACCTTTTCCTTCAGCGATTCCCTCTCGCAGGTTCGGCCCGACCGCTTGACGGTCGTCCTGAACCGGGTCGATCTCTCGCCGGTCTTCAGACCGCAGGAGGGCCAGGCGACAAAGACCTTTGCGATGGCCGATCGGGAATATCTTCTGATCGCCTCGATCGAAGACCGGGCCGGGAATAAAACCGAGCTGACCCGCCGGTTTACCATCGATACCCTCCCGCCGGAGCTGACCGTCGCCGCCGCCGAGGGGGACCGGCCCATCAAAGCGACGGCGGCCCGCCTGATCGGCAAAGCGGTCGATGCAACGACGTCGGTCCGCTCCCTCCGGGTGAACGAAATCGAAATCCCCCTCCAGACCGGGGGGGAATTTACGGCTCCTTTTCCGCTCCTCAACGAGGGGCTGAATTCCTTAAAGATCGAAGCGGTCGACGAAGCGGGAAATGTCGCCGTCAAGGAGATCAACCTGGTTCGGGATACCGTCGGTCCCGAATTCAGCGAGATGGCCCCCGCGCCGGGATCGTTTAGCCGGCAGCCGACGGTCACCCTCTCCGGGAGGGTGCGGGATCTTGCAACCGGGGTGGTCTCGCTCCAAATCAATGGAGCGGCCATTCCGTTCGCCCCCGAACAGGGAGACCGCTTTTCCGTGGAAGTCCCCCTGCCGGTAGAGGGGGAGAACCCGATCGAAATCATGGCCGTCGACGAGACGGGCCATCAGACCGTCTACCCCCGCTTTTCCGTGGTCAGGGACACGGCGCCGCCGGTCGTCGAGGTGGTGCAACCCGTTCCCGGCTCGAGCGTTGCCAGCAGCCCGTCCGTCGTGACGGGGAAAATACTCGATGCCGGGCCGATCACGGCCTTCTCCCTCAACGGTCGGCCCGTTGCCCTTCAGGGAAACCGATTTTCAGCGGAGATCCCGCTTCAGACCGGCGAGAACACCCTCCGCTTCTCGGCGACCGATGCGGCGGGAAACAACACTGAAGCGCATCGAACGATCCTACTCGACCCGACATTGCCTGAAATGAAGATTACTTCCCCGAGAGAGGGCCAGCTGATCGCATCCAAAACGGTCGACCTGGTCGGGCGGGTGGCCGATCCGACCTCTTCGATCTCTTGGGTCATGATCAATGGAATCCGGATCGTACCGACCGTGACAGGCGACTTCGCCACCGTTTTCCCTTTAAACGTTGAAGGAGAAAATCGGTTTGATTTCATGGCAAGCGACCTCGCCGGCAATCATGTTTCAGCAAGCCTGACGGTGATCCGGGATACGGTGCCGCCCGACCTTTCGCTCGTGCATCCCGCCGGAGGCCGTTACACCGACGAGCCGACCCTTCCCTTGACGGGGACCGCGTCGGACCGGGGGGGCTCGGCCGTTTCGGTCAGGGTCGACGACGTCTCCGTTCCGCTGAAGGAGGGTCGGTTCAAAACGATTGTTGCGCTGAAAGAAGGGGAGAATACCCTCCAGCTTACCGCGACCGACGCGGCCGGCAACGTCAAAACCCTTTCACGAAAAGTGATCCTCGATACCCGTCCTCCGAAGATCACGATCGACGCTCCTCCGGCCGGCGCGCCGATTTCCACTTCGGTGATTATTCTCTCGGGAACCGTCACCGATGCCGGCCCGCTTCGCTCCGTCACCCTCGACGGAAATCCCGTTCCGGTGAAAGAGGGCGCGTTTACATTTCCGGTGGTGCTCTCTCCCGGCGCGAACACTCTGGTTCTCTCCGCGACCGATATCGCGGGGAATACCGGAACCGTCCGCTGGGAGGTCACCCTCTCCGAGCCCTGA
- a CDS encoding putative nucleotidyltransferase substrate binding domain-containing protein, with protein MQLKDLLLAPQLSGEEVASLLSPYGFEEIKRADTNLQLIAEEPRVRQFFAEILEDFLSPLGQTAEPDRGLNDFERFTRAAISKTQLFSYLRDDPATVSRAATIFGGSAFLAEILIRNPEYFYWVFDPAVLKGHRSRREIARDFSQALRLLKTKEDRLDLLRAFKRKEILRIGVRDLLREASVEETLTELSELAEVLIQKAYEICDRGLRERYGIPSYRDRSGRRVRTGFTIIAMGKLGGGELNFSSDVDLLYLYATRTGRTSGVRGEAASRIANADYFRRLAQQITAALNTATGQGYVYRVDLRLRPEGEKGLIVQPLQGYRRYYATRGETWERLSLLKAWPAGGDRSLGREFLKRVIPFLYGKPFGLPGLQEVGALKARIDEKIDLSKQTENHVKLGRGGIREIEFIVQALQIYFGAKHPAIRERNTLKAIEKLSRSKFLSKEDSRSLKEAYLFLRNAENKLQVVNDSQTHLLPIDPKGVRACALRLGYRDEATTFAQDQLMRDYRAHTGRVHTLFRLLFGTPSQWPAFQKKPR; from the coding sequence TTGCAGTTGAAGGACCTCCTCCTCGCCCCTCAGCTGAGCGGCGAGGAGGTCGCTTCTCTGCTCAGCCCTTATGGTTTCGAAGAGATCAAGCGGGCCGATACGAACCTTCAATTGATCGCCGAGGAGCCGCGGGTCCGACAGTTCTTCGCCGAAATTCTGGAGGATTTCTTAAGCCCCCTGGGTCAAACAGCCGAGCCCGATCGGGGGCTGAACGACTTCGAGCGGTTTACCCGGGCCGCCATCAGCAAGACCCAACTCTTTTCGTATCTCCGGGACGATCCCGCCACCGTATCGAGAGCCGCCACGATTTTTGGCGGAAGCGCGTTTCTGGCCGAAATTTTGATTCGGAATCCGGAATATTTTTATTGGGTTTTCGACCCGGCGGTGCTGAAGGGGCACCGGAGCCGGCGGGAGATCGCGCGGGACTTCTCGCAGGCGCTGCGGCTCCTTAAAACAAAGGAAGATCGGCTCGATCTCCTTCGCGCCTTCAAACGAAAGGAGATCCTCCGGATCGGCGTGCGCGATCTCTTGCGGGAGGCTTCCGTAGAGGAGACTCTGACGGAGCTTTCCGAGCTGGCCGAGGTTCTGATCCAGAAGGCGTATGAGATTTGCGACCGGGGCTTGCGCGAGCGGTATGGGATTCCTTCCTACCGGGACCGCTCGGGGAGGCGGGTGCGGACCGGATTCACCATCATCGCCATGGGAAAACTGGGCGGCGGCGAGCTCAACTTCAGCTCCGACGTCGATCTTCTCTATCTTTACGCGACCCGAACCGGCCGGACCTCCGGCGTTCGAGGAGAGGCGGCAAGCCGGATCGCGAACGCCGACTATTTCCGGCGGCTCGCCCAGCAGATCACGGCGGCGTTGAACACGGCGACCGGCCAGGGCTACGTCTATCGCGTCGATCTACGGCTTCGCCCCGAAGGGGAAAAGGGGCTGATCGTCCAGCCGCTCCAGGGCTACCGGCGCTACTACGCCACCCGCGGGGAGACCTGGGAGCGGCTCTCCCTGCTGAAGGCCTGGCCGGCGGGGGGGGATCGTTCCCTGGGCCGGGAATTTCTGAAAAGGGTGATCCCCTTTCTCTACGGCAAACCGTTCGGCCTCCCCGGATTGCAGGAGGTCGGCGCGTTGAAAGCGCGGATCGATGAGAAGATCGACCTCTCGAAACAGACCGAAAACCACGTCAAGCTCGGCCGGGGAGGGATTCGCGAGATCGAATTTATCGTACAGGCATTGCAGATTTACTTCGGCGCGAAACACCCCGCGATCCGGGAGCGAAACACCCTGAAGGCGATCGAGAAGTTATCGCGATCCAAGTTTCTTTCCAAAGAGGACTCCCGTTCTCTCAAAGAGGCTTATCTTTTCTTGAGGAACGCGGAGAACAAGCTTCAGGTTGTGAACGATTCGCAAACCCACCTTCTGCCGATCGATCCAAAGGGGGTCCGGGCCTGCGCCCTTCGGCTCGGCTACCGGGATGAAGCGACCACGTTTGCGCAAGATCAATTGATGCGCGATTATCGCGCCCACACCGGCCGGGTCCACACCCTTTTTCGTCTCCTCTTCGGAACGCCGTCACAGTGGCCCGCCTTTCAGAAGAAACCCCGCTGA
- a CDS encoding P-II family nitrogen regulator, which produces MKLIRAIIRPEREEAVLGRLEAAGLFAVTKMPVLGRGKQRGIQVGPVHYDILSKSMLLLIVGEEEYPRAIAAIEQGAGTGHPGDGKIFVQEVSESYTIRTGTKETESVSE; this is translated from the coding sequence ATGAAGCTGATTCGCGCGATCATCCGCCCCGAGCGGGAAGAGGCGGTCCTGGGCCGTCTGGAGGCGGCCGGACTTTTTGCCGTCACGAAGATGCCGGTGCTCGGGCGCGGGAAGCAACGCGGGATCCAGGTGGGGCCGGTTCATTACGACATCCTCTCCAAGTCGATGCTCCTGCTCATCGTCGGCGAGGAGGAGTATCCCCGGGCGATCGCCGCCATCGAGCAGGGGGCCGGGACGGGGCACCCGGGCGACGGGAAGATCTTCGTCCAGGAGGTCTCGGAGAGCTACACCATCCGGACAGGGACAAAAGAGACGGAGTCGGTGTCGGAGTGA
- a CDS encoding PQQ-dependent sugar dehydrogenase, giving the protein MISFGKAFSFLLFGLWLVFPASCNSSSSKSTSSTIGGGTSGAPAIRLESVATGLDDPIGLFNAGDGSGRLFVIEQGGTIRILQNGAVGETPFLDIQDRVSAGGERGLLGLAFHPKFEENRRFFVNYTSDAGGLHTVISEFTVDPATGRADPANERILLTIPQPFSNHNGGTILFGPDGFLYIGMGDGGAGNDPQNNAQSLGTPLGKMLRIDVDQKAGGKEYAVPADNPFVSTPGAAPEIWAYGLRNPWRFSFDRQAGLLYAGDVGQNAREEIDVIRKGGNYGWRVMEGMICTPGVSPDCDKSQYLLPILDYPRSEGTTVIGGYVYRGSAIPNLPGAYLYADFGSGRLWMLRYDGKAVSDQRLLLETGKNISSFGEDEQGELYITAYDGEIFKIVSGQAT; this is encoded by the coding sequence ATGATCTCTTTCGGAAAGGCGTTCTCTTTCTTGCTCTTCGGTCTTTGGCTCGTCTTCCCCGCCTCCTGCAATTCGTCTTCTTCTAAAAGTACCTCGTCTACGATCGGCGGGGGGACCTCCGGCGCGCCGGCGATTCGGCTCGAATCGGTTGCCACCGGGCTGGACGACCCGATCGGGCTTTTCAACGCGGGGGACGGGAGCGGTCGGCTCTTCGTGATTGAACAGGGGGGGACGATTCGGATCTTGCAAAACGGAGCGGTCGGCGAAACACCCTTCCTTGATATCCAAGACCGGGTCAGCGCCGGGGGGGAAAGGGGACTCCTCGGGTTGGCCTTTCACCCCAAGTTTGAAGAGAACCGCCGCTTCTTCGTCAACTACACCTCCGACGCCGGGGGACTCCACACCGTCATTTCCGAATTTACGGTCGATCCGGCCACCGGCCGGGCCGATCCGGCGAACGAGCGGATTCTCCTCACGATCCCCCAGCCCTTTTCCAACCACAACGGAGGGACGATCCTCTTCGGGCCCGACGGCTTTCTCTATATCGGGATGGGGGACGGCGGAGCGGGAAACGATCCGCAGAACAATGCCCAAAGTCTCGGCACCCCCCTCGGCAAAATGCTCCGGATCGATGTCGATCAGAAGGCGGGCGGAAAAGAATACGCCGTCCCCGCCGACAATCCCTTTGTCAGCACGCCGGGGGCCGCTCCCGAAATCTGGGCTTACGGTCTCCGGAATCCTTGGCGCTTCTCGTTTGACCGCCAGGCCGGCCTCCTCTACGCAGGCGATGTCGGCCAGAACGCGCGGGAGGAGATCGACGTGATCCGAAAAGGGGGGAACTACGGCTGGAGGGTGATGGAGGGGATGATCTGCACGCCGGGGGTGAGCCCCGATTGCGATAAAAGCCAATATCTCCTCCCGATCCTCGATTATCCCCGCTCGGAAGGGACGACGGTCATCGGCGGATATGTCTACCGGGGAAGCGCGATCCCGAACCTGCCGGGAGCGTATCTCTACGCCGATTTCGGAAGCGGCCGGCTCTGGATGCTCCGGTACGATGGGAAAGCGGTTTCCGACCAGCGGCTGCTCCTGGAGACCGGAAAGAACATCAGCTCCTTTGGGGAAGACGAGCAGGGGGAGCTCTACATCACCGCCTACGATGGGGAGATCTTCAAAATCGTTTCCGGACAGGCGACTTAG